Proteins encoded together in one Flavobacteriales bacterium window:
- a CDS encoding carboxypeptidase regulatory-like domain-containing protein: MVRRVFSSIALGLFATVSAFAQVGAGSLKGKVADKVSKEPLPFVNVAVENRGTVVASGTTDFDGNYFIKPIDPGSYDVIVTYVGYQPLKQTGVVVSGNQITFLDLNLSQGLELKEFEVVQYQVPLIQKDGGASGGTITREDIARMPQRSAAAIATTVAGTSTAGTDGGISIRGARTENTYYYIDGVKVPAGAGTGLPKSAIEEVQVITGGVPANYGDVSGGVINITTRGPSRSFFGGVEYLTSGFKVGSDITDIVGLDKYAFNQVEASISGPLFFKKDSVGNKTRPLLGFFLSGQYSNIVDNDPSYVGDWRVRPEKRDELLADPLSIRDIAGSNAVVYNSDFLRDEDIEQFKTRQNAGRVAYVASGKIDIATTENISLTLGGSVDYLDRQNFNRANSLLNADNNFRYTDLTWRGFLRFVQRFPNRGGEDGEQASKIKNAFYSIQLDYSRFTQRVEDQEHGDKFFDYGYLGRFNTFRAPTYEFVDTLGAFVHTGFRDTLVTFVPSETNADVASITSQYFNLFPYEAFNVANLFGGQGPSGPYEDFNAIRAGNGLLNGERPRNLYNLWNNIGFIDDPDGGEFRRRQTDQFRLTAMGSADIGQHALSVGVEYEQLVDRRYGLAPAGLWTRARELANFHIRNLNDESLSNATITYPFGTLPFYTFDRLVGDDQPFFDRSLREALGLDPNGSDFIDVDAVDPSVYSLDMFSAEELLNDGNAYVTFSGYDHLGNRISGRPAFEDFFDKRDENGNFTRVQAPFAPIYMAGYLMDKFAFDDIIFNVGVRVDRFDANQNTLKDKFLWRPAYTAGTEVPDSDIRESLANGRPSNIGDDYVIYVDRLVDPTRIVGYRDGNVWYSATGEELADPSVLRSAEGIAPYLIDYESDPNGDLPGSRLKKSAFEDYQPAVNIMPRVAFSFPISDEALFFAHYDILTQRPTSAIRLDLPGLAYIETTGDIMNNPSLKPSKTIDYELGFQQVLSKSSSLKIAAFYRELRDMIAIRNVQEAWPRTYRTYDNIDFGTVKGLSLTYDLRRTGNIWMRANYTLQFAEGTGSDPNTSLALINSGQSNLRVINGLNFDQRHRIQVTTDFRYGAGKDYNGPMLFGKPILQRTGVNLVTIFGSGTPYSNSAQIVQEGAIAGGQGSYRLDGSVNGARLPWQFTADMQLDRDIPLNMGKKEGDKAKAVDLNIYLLITNLLNTRNITGVYRATGSPTDDGYLAAAQYQNDIALQTDPQSYADLYNVKVNDPGNFGAPRTIRLGLRLSF; encoded by the coding sequence ATGGTGAGAAGGGTATTCTCCTCGATCGCCCTTGGTCTGTTCGCTACGGTGTCCGCCTTTGCACAGGTCGGCGCCGGAAGCCTCAAGGGTAAAGTGGCTGACAAGGTCTCCAAGGAGCCGCTGCCGTTCGTGAACGTCGCCGTGGAGAACCGCGGTACCGTGGTGGCCTCGGGCACCACGGACTTCGACGGCAACTACTTCATCAAGCCCATCGATCCGGGCTCGTATGACGTCATCGTCACCTACGTGGGCTACCAGCCCTTGAAGCAGACCGGCGTGGTGGTGAGCGGCAACCAGATCACCTTCCTGGACCTCAACCTCTCCCAGGGCCTTGAGCTCAAGGAGTTCGAAGTGGTCCAATACCAGGTGCCGCTGATCCAGAAGGACGGTGGGGCCTCCGGAGGCACCATCACCCGGGAGGACATCGCGCGCATGCCCCAGCGCTCGGCGGCGGCCATCGCCACCACGGTGGCGGGCACCAGCACGGCGGGCACCGATGGCGGCATCAGCATCCGCGGCGCACGCACGGAGAACACCTATTACTACATCGACGGTGTGAAAGTGCCCGCCGGCGCCGGCACGGGCCTGCCCAAGAGCGCCATCGAGGAGGTGCAGGTGATCACCGGTGGTGTGCCGGCCAACTACGGCGACGTGTCGGGCGGCGTGATCAACATCACCACCCGCGGCCCCAGCCGCAGCTTCTTCGGTGGGGTGGAATACCTCACCTCGGGCTTCAAAGTGGGCAGTGACATCACCGATATCGTGGGCCTGGACAAATACGCGTTCAATCAGGTGGAGGCCAGCATCAGCGGTCCGCTCTTCTTCAAGAAGGACAGCGTGGGCAACAAGACCCGCCCTCTGCTGGGCTTCTTTCTCAGCGGCCAGTACAGCAACATCGTGGACAACGACCCGAGCTATGTGGGCGACTGGCGTGTGCGGCCGGAGAAGCGCGATGAACTGCTGGCCGACCCGCTATCCATCCGGGACATCGCCGGGTCCAATGCGGTGGTGTACAACTCGGACTTCCTGCGCGACGAGGACATCGAGCAGTTCAAGACCCGCCAGAACGCCGGGCGGGTGGCCTACGTGGCCTCGGGCAAGATCGACATCGCCACCACGGAGAACATCAGCCTGACCTTGGGCGGCAGTGTGGACTATCTGGACCGTCAGAACTTCAACCGGGCGAACTCGCTGCTGAACGCGGACAACAACTTCCGCTACACCGACCTCACCTGGCGTGGTTTCCTTCGCTTCGTGCAGCGTTTCCCCAACCGCGGCGGCGAGGATGGTGAGCAGGCCAGCAAGATCAAGAACGCGTTCTATAGCATCCAGCTCGACTACTCCCGCTTCACCCAGCGGGTGGAGGACCAGGAGCACGGCGACAAGTTCTTCGACTACGGGTATTTGGGCCGGTTCAACACCTTCCGGGCTCCCACCTACGAGTTCGTGGACACGCTCGGCGCGTTCGTCCACACCGGTTTCCGCGATACGCTGGTCACGTTCGTGCCCAGCGAGACCAACGCCGACGTCGCTTCCATCACCTCCCAGTACTTCAACCTGTTCCCGTATGAGGCGTTCAACGTCGCGAACCTCTTCGGAGGACAGGGCCCTTCCGGTCCCTATGAGGATTTCAACGCGATCCGTGCGGGCAACGGTCTGTTGAACGGCGAACGGCCGCGGAACCTCTACAATCTGTGGAACAACATCGGGTTCATCGATGATCCGGACGGAGGCGAGTTCCGTCGTCGCCAGACCGATCAGTTCCGTTTGACCGCCATGGGATCGGCCGACATCGGCCAGCATGCCCTGAGCGTGGGTGTGGAGTACGAGCAGCTGGTGGACCGGCGCTACGGTCTGGCTCCGGCCGGTCTGTGGACCCGCGCCCGTGAATTGGCGAACTTCCACATCCGCAACCTGAACGATGAGTCGCTCTCCAACGCGACGATCACCTATCCCTTCGGAACGCTCCCGTTCTACACGTTCGATCGACTGGTGGGTGACGACCAGCCCTTCTTCGACCGCAGCCTGCGCGAGGCGTTGGGCCTCGATCCGAACGGCTCGGACTTCATCGACGTGGATGCCGTCGACCCGTCGGTGTATTCGCTGGACATGTTCAGTGCCGAGGAGCTCCTCAACGATGGGAACGCTTACGTGACCTTCAGCGGTTACGACCACCTGGGCAACCGCATTTCGGGACGCCCTGCGTTCGAGGATTTCTTCGACAAGCGCGATGAGAACGGGAACTTCACCCGGGTCCAGGCACCCTTCGCCCCGATCTACATGGCGGGCTACCTGATGGACAAGTTCGCCTTCGACGACATCATCTTCAACGTGGGGGTCCGGGTGGACCGCTTCGATGCGAACCAGAACACCCTGAAGGACAAGTTCCTCTGGCGCCCGGCGTACACAGCAGGGACCGAGGTTCCTGACAGCGACATCCGCGAGTCTCTGGCCAACGGCCGTCCGAGCAATATCGGGGACGACTATGTGATCTATGTGGACCGGCTGGTCGACCCCACCCGCATCGTGGGCTACCGCGATGGCAATGTGTGGTACAGCGCTACGGGTGAGGAGCTCGCCGACCCCTCGGTGCTGCGCAGTGCGGAAGGCATCGCGCCCTACCTCATCGATTATGAGTCGGACCCCAACGGTGACCTGCCCGGCAGCCGCCTGAAGAAGAGTGCCTTCGAGGACTACCAGCCGGCCGTGAACATCATGCCCCGCGTGGCGTTCAGCTTCCCGATCAGCGACGAGGCCTTGTTCTTTGCGCACTACGACATCCTCACCCAGCGCCCCACCAGTGCCATTCGCCTTGATCTGCCTGGGCTGGCGTACATCGAGACCACGGGGGACATCATGAACAACCCCTCGCTGAAGCCCAGCAAGACCATCGACTACGAGCTCGGCTTCCAGCAGGTCCTGAGCAAGAGCAGTTCCTTGAAGATCGCCGCCTTCTACCGCGAACTGCGGGACATGATCGCCATCCGCAACGTGCAAGAGGCCTGGCCGCGCACCTACCGCACCTACGACAACATCGACTTCGGTACCGTGAAGGGCCTGAGCCTCACCTACGACCTGCGCCGCACCGGCAACATCTGGATGCGCGCCAATTACACGCTGCAGTTCGCCGAAGGCACGGGCAGCGACCCCAACACCTCTCTGGCCCTGATCAATAGCGGCCAGAGCAACCTGCGGGTGATCAACGGTCTGAACTTCGACCAGCGACACCGCATTCAGGTCACCACCGACTTCCGCTATGGTGCCGGCAAGGACTACAACGGTCCGATGCTGTTCGGGAAACCCATCCTGCAGCGCACCGGTGTGAACCTCGTGACGATCTTCGGCAGCGGCACCCCCTACAGCAATTCCGCTCAGATCGTGCAGGAGGGTGCCATTGCCGGTGGTCAGGGCTCCTACCGGCTGGATGGCAGCGTGAACGGTGCCCGCCTGCCCTGGCAGTTCACCGCCGACATGCAGTTGGACCGGGACATTCCGCTGAACATGGGCAAGAAGGAGGGCGACAAGGCCAAGGCGGTGGACCTGAACATCTACCTGCTGATCACCAACCTGTTGAACACGCGCAACATCACCGGGGTGTACCGCGCCACCGGCAGCCCCACCGACGATGGCTACCTGGCCGCTGCCCAGTACCAGAACGACATCGCGCTGCAGACCGACCCGCAGAGCTACGCCGACCTGTACAACGTGAAGGTGAACGACCCCGGCAACTTCGGCGCCCCGCGGACGATCCGCCTCGGTCTGCGCCTCAGCTTCTGA